A single window of Onychostoma macrolepis isolate SWU-2019 chromosome 16, ASM1243209v1, whole genome shotgun sequence DNA harbors:
- the LOC131522575 gene encoding G2/M phase-specific E3 ubiquitin-protein ligase-like isoform X1, translating into MREVHSCEIFDGEDWKKTLACNSKALYNGMYKLVGRMIAVCLVHGGVEPHFFLERLFCQVCNLQPPVPDLQEIVDYDFRAKMTKIHSAQNVNDAQCAIMEASDQLSMLGSLWHIQTLEDRDNLVESATKFFTENRLRDSLEQFKEGLECLGLLPLMQKHPELFKEVFMYEEKPLLAEDISALFKPELSTVGSNRRVVESRMICFWRDWLIEVEEGNAYPLTLERILGFVSASTAIPRLGFPVEPKLEFLHPQENEPAKIFPEANTCSIVLRLPIHQSNELFRECMESGILQSPTFGVM; encoded by the exons ATGAGGGAAGTCCACTCATGTGAAATATTTGATGGAGAGGACTGGAAAAAAACACTTGCCTGCAATTCCAAAG CACTGTACAATGGAATGTACAAGCTAGTTGGACGGATGATAGCTGTGTGCCTGGTACATGGTGGTGTGGAGCcacatttttttttggaaagactATTTTGTCAGGTGTGCAACCTTCAGCCCCCAGTACCAGACCTTCAAGAGATTGTGGACTACGACTTCAGAGCAAAGATGACCAAG ATCCATTCGGCACAGAATGTAAATGACGCACAGTGTGCTATAATGGAGGCATCTGACCAATTAAGTATGCTGGGGTCTCTATGGCACATCCAGACGTTAGAGGACAGAGACAACTTGGTGGAATCGGCTACCAAGTTTTTCACTGAGAACAGGTTGAGGGATTCCTTGGAACA ATTTAAAGAGGGCCTGGAGTGTCTTGGGCTTTTGCCTTTGATGCAAAAGCATCCTGAGCTCTTCAAAGAGGTATTTATGTACGAGGAGAAGCCCCTTTTGGCCGAAGACATATCTGCTTTGTTTAAACCAGAACTTTCTACAGTTGGCAGCAACAGGAGAGTAGTGGAGAGTAGAATGATCTGTTTCTGGAGGGACTGGCTCATAGAAGTGGAAG AAGGAAATGCATACCCCCTCACTTTAGAAAGGATTCTTGGATTCGTGTCGGCATCCACTGCTATTCCGAGGCTAGGGTTCCCAGTGGAACCCAAATTAGAATTCTTGCACCCTCAAGAGAATGAGCCCGCCAAAATTTTTCCAGAGGCAAATACCTGCAGCATTGTCTTGAGGCTGCCAATCCATCAAAGCAATGAACTCTTTAGAGAATGCATGGAAAGTGGCATTTTGCAATCCCCCACTTTTGGAGTGATGTAG
- the LOC131522575 gene encoding G2/M phase-specific E3 ubiquitin-protein ligase-like isoform X2, protein MREVHSCEIFDGEDWKKTLACNSKALYNGMYKLVGRMIAVCLVHGGVEPHFFLERLFCQVCNLQPPVPDLQEIVDYDFRAKMTKIHSAQNVNDAQCAIMEASDQLSMLGSLWHIQTLEDRDNLVESATKFFTENRLRDSLEQFKEGLECLGLLPLMQKHPELFKEVFMYEEKPLLAEDISALFKPELSTVGSNRRVVESRMICFWRDWLIEVEESRLVTAQRIFNIISYIGPGVKS, encoded by the exons ATGAGGGAAGTCCACTCATGTGAAATATTTGATGGAGAGGACTGGAAAAAAACACTTGCCTGCAATTCCAAAG CACTGTACAATGGAATGTACAAGCTAGTTGGACGGATGATAGCTGTGTGCCTGGTACATGGTGGTGTGGAGCcacatttttttttggaaagactATTTTGTCAGGTGTGCAACCTTCAGCCCCCAGTACCAGACCTTCAAGAGATTGTGGACTACGACTTCAGAGCAAAGATGACCAAG ATCCATTCGGCACAGAATGTAAATGACGCACAGTGTGCTATAATGGAGGCATCTGACCAATTAAGTATGCTGGGGTCTCTATGGCACATCCAGACGTTAGAGGACAGAGACAACTTGGTGGAATCGGCTACCAAGTTTTTCACTGAGAACAGGTTGAGGGATTCCTTGGAACA ATTTAAAGAGGGCCTGGAGTGTCTTGGGCTTTTGCCTTTGATGCAAAAGCATCCTGAGCTCTTCAAAGAGGTATTTATGTACGAGGAGAAGCCCCTTTTGGCCGAAGACATATCTGCTTTGTTTAAACCAGAACTTTCTACAGTTGGCAGCAACAGGAGAGTAGTGGAGAGTAGAATGATCTGTTTCTGGAGGGACTGGCTCATAGAAGTGGAAG
- the LOC131522575 gene encoding G2/M phase-specific E3 ubiquitin-protein ligase-like isoform X3, which yields MREVHSCEIFDGEDWKKTLACNSKALYNGMYKLVGRMIAVCLVHGGVEPHFFLERLFCQVCNLQPPVPDLQEIVDYDFRAKMTKIHSAQNVNDAQCAIMEASDQLSMLGSLWHIQTLEDRDNLVESATKFFTENRLRDSLEQFKEGLECLGLLPLMQKHPELFKELAATGE from the exons ATGAGGGAAGTCCACTCATGTGAAATATTTGATGGAGAGGACTGGAAAAAAACACTTGCCTGCAATTCCAAAG CACTGTACAATGGAATGTACAAGCTAGTTGGACGGATGATAGCTGTGTGCCTGGTACATGGTGGTGTGGAGCcacatttttttttggaaagactATTTTGTCAGGTGTGCAACCTTCAGCCCCCAGTACCAGACCTTCAAGAGATTGTGGACTACGACTTCAGAGCAAAGATGACCAAG ATCCATTCGGCACAGAATGTAAATGACGCACAGTGTGCTATAATGGAGGCATCTGACCAATTAAGTATGCTGGGGTCTCTATGGCACATCCAGACGTTAGAGGACAGAGACAACTTGGTGGAATCGGCTACCAAGTTTTTCACTGAGAACAGGTTGAGGGATTCCTTGGAACA ATTTAAAGAGGGCCTGGAGTGTCTTGGGCTTTTGCCTTTGATGCAAAAGCATCCTGAGCTCTTCAAAGAG TTGGCAGCAACAGGAGAGTAG